The following are from one region of the Arachis duranensis cultivar V14167 chromosome 10, aradu.V14167.gnm2.J7QH, whole genome shotgun sequence genome:
- the LOC107468514 gene encoding pathogenesis-related protein 1-like: MKTCKISFSPITILGSLLCIMGYVYAHDSPKDYVDAHNVARSEVGEPSLIWDDSVAAYAQNYANQRRKDCELIHSHGPYGENLAWSSSNDFSGVDGVKLWVDEKAYFDYMSNSCSDNEMCGHYTQVVWKNTLRVGCAKVICDNNGGTFITCNYDPPGNYIGERPY, encoded by the coding sequence atgaaaacatgcaagattTCATTTTCTCCTATCACTATCTTAGGTTCATTATTATGCATTATGGGTTATGTATATGCTCATGATTCACCAAAAGACTATGTTGATGCACACAATGTAGCAAGATCAGAAGTGGGAGAACCAAGTTTGATTTGGGACGATTCTGTTGCAGCATATGCACAAAATTATGCCAATCAACGGCGAAAGGATTGCGAGCTGATCCATTCACATGGGCCTTATGGAGAGAACCTTGCATGGAGTAGCAGTAATGATTTTTCAGGTGTAGATGGTGTGAAATTATGGGTAGACGAAAAGGCATACTTTGATTACATGTCAAACTCATGTTCTGATAACGAAATGTGTGGTCATTATACTCAAGTGGTTTGGAAAAACACATTGCGCGTTGGTTGTGCCAAAGTGATTTGCGACAATAATGGAGGCACTTTCATTACTTGTAACTATGATCCTCCTGGCAATTACATTGGAGAAAGAccttactaa
- the LOC107468434 gene encoding pathogenesis-related protein 1C-like has translation MKTCKISFSPITILGSLLCIMGYVYAHDSPKDYVDAHNVARSEVGEPSLIWDDSVAAYAQNYANQRRKDCELIHSHGPYGENLAWSSSNEFSGVDGVKLWVDEKAYFDYMSNSCADNQMCGHYTQVVWKNTFRVGCAKVICDNNGGTFIICNYDPPGNYIGQRPY, from the coding sequence atgaaaacatgcaagattTCATTTTCTCCTATCACTATCTTAGGTTCATTATTATGCATTATGGGTTATGTATATGCTCATGATTCACCAAAAGACTATGTTGATGCACACAATGTAGCAAGATCAGAAGTGGGAGAACCAAGTTTGATTTGGGACGATTCTGTTGCAGCATATGCACAAAACTATGCCAATCAACGGCGAAAAGATTGCGAGCTGATCCATTCACATGGGCCTTATGGAGAGAACCTTGCATGGAGTAGCAGTAATGAATTTTCAGGTGTAGATGGTGTGAAATTATGGGTAGACGAAAAGGCATACTTTGATTACATGTCAAACTCATGTGCTGATAACCAAATGTGTGGTCATTATACTCAAGTGGTTTGGAAAAACACATTCCGCGTTGGTTGTGCCAAAGTGATTTGCGACAATAATGGAGGCACTTTCATTATTTGTAACTATGATCCTCCTGGCAATTACATTGGACAGAGAccttactaa
- the LOC107468687 gene encoding pathogenesis-related protein 1C: MASFSVVLCVLGLVIVGHVAYAQDSQQDYLDAHDAARSEVGVPNLSWDDTVAAYAQNYANQRKGDCQLVHSGGQYGENLAWSSGDLSGTAAVQLWVDEKQYYDYDSNSCASGQVCGHYTQVVWRNSVRLGCAKVTCDNNAGTFIICSYDPAGNIVGEKPY, encoded by the coding sequence ATGGCTTCATTCTCTGTTGTGTTGTGTGTGTTAGGGTTAGTGATTGTGGGTCACGTGGCCTATGCTCAAGACTCACAACAAGACTACCTTGATGCTCACGACGCAGCAAGATCCGAGGTTGGTGTTCCAAACTTGTCTTGGGATGACACCGTTGCAGCCTATGCACAAAACTACGCCAATCAGCGCAAAGGCGATTGCCAATTGGTTCATTCCGGTGGCCAATATGGGGAGAACCTTGCATGGAGCAGCGGTGACCTTTCCGGCACGGCTGCCGTGCAATTGTGGGTGGACGAAAAGCAATACTATGACTACGATTCCAACAGCTGTGCGAGTGGCCAAGTCTGCGGCCACTACACACAGGTGGTTTGGCGCAACTCGGTAAGACTTGGTTGCGCCAAAGTAACTTGCGATAATAATGCGGGCACTTTTATTATTTGCAGTTATGATCCTGCTGGTAACATCGTTGGCGAAAAGCCTTACTAA
- the LOC127742776 gene encoding basic form of pathogenesis-related protein 1-like, translating into MTASLVVVAIIANGDYKLTLQSNAQNSPEDYLEAHNTARAKVGVKPLKWDWRLESYAYLHLSQKTEHCIPIQSDGPYGENTVSGVKATEAFRKLTGAQAVGVWVAQKQYYDEKSNSCIGGYCRHYMQVVWRDTTHIGCARVQCEVGAYMVSCNYNPPGNLLNQRPY; encoded by the exons ATGACTGCATCTTTGGTGGTCGTGGCTATCATAGCTAACGGTGACTATAAGTTGACTCTCCAATCAAATG CACAAAATTCTCCAGAAGATTATCTTGAAGCTCACAACACAGCACGtgcaaaagttggagttaaaccaCTAAAATGGGACTGGAGACTAGAATCATATGCATACCTACACCTGAGTCAAAAAACTGAGCATTGCATACCGATTCAATCGGATGGTCCTTATGGTGAGAACACAGTGAGTGGTGTTAAAGCAACGGAAGCATTCAGAAAGCTTACTGGAGCACAAGCTGTGGGCGTATGGGTGGCACAGAAACAATACTATGACGAAAAATCCAACTCATGCATTGGCGGTTACTGTCGTCACTATATGCAGGTTGTTTGGCGTGACACTACTCATATAGGTTGCGCTAGAGTCCAATGCGAAGTTGGAGCCTACATGGTTTCCTGTAACTATAACCCTCCAGGAAATTTGCTTAATCAACGACCCTACTAA
- the LOC107468513 gene encoding pathogenesis-related protein 1C-like produces MGSCSLLLCMLGLTIVIVGDVVYGQDSIQDLLNAHNSARSAVGVPNLVWDDVVASYAERYANERRDCQLIHSSGGPYGENIAMGWGGYIVSGTDAVRLWVNEKPYYDYNFNTCVGGVDCLHYTQIVWRNSLRVGCAKVTCNNGGVFVTCNYDPPGNIIGERPY; encoded by the coding sequence ATGGGTTCATGCTCTCTGTTGTTGTGTATGTTGGGGTTAACGATTGTGATTGTCGGTGATGTAGTTTATGGTCAAGACTCAATACAAGACCTCCTTAATGCTCACAATTCTGCAAGATCAGCGGTTGGAGTTCCAAATTTGGTTTGGGATGATGTTGTTGCAAGCTATGCTGAAAGATATGCAAATGAGCGTAGAGATTGTCAATTGATCCATTCATCAGGTGGGCCCTATGGAGAGAACATTGCAATGGGTTGGGGAGGTTATATTGTTTCAGGCACTGATGCTGTGAGATTGTGGGTAAATGAGAAGCCATATTATGATTATAATTTTAACACTTGTGTTGGTGGTGTGGATTGTCTTCACTATACTCAAATTGTTTGGAGAAATTCATTGCGCGTTGGATGTGCCAAAGTAACTTGTAATAACGGGGGTGTTTTTGTTACATGTAATTATGATCCTCCCGGTAACATTATTGGGGAGAGACCTTACTAA